One Falsarthrobacter nasiphocae DNA segment encodes these proteins:
- a CDS encoding ABC transporter permease has translation MSHLTTVESATTGPPAPSAATFADGRSPRRLVLRGPSAMRAATPTRVAARWAAGALIPLALLLAWHAASTSGALSPALLPSPGSVLAAGQELIQRGELLPHVAISAQRVVLGFVVGGAAGVAVGCLLGLSRAAEALLAPLVGALRAVPSLAWVPLLILWMRIGEDSKVTLIAIGAFFPAMTTVFAALRHVDPKLVEMARTFGVRGLSLLRTVQLPSIVPSVFAGLRLALAQAWLFLVAAELIASSMGLGFLLVDSQNNGRTDRLILAILLLALLGKASDALLGWAERRALARWGTPG, from the coding sequence ATGTCTCACCTCACCACTGTTGAGAGCGCGACGACGGGGCCGCCCGCACCGAGCGCCGCCACGTTCGCGGACGGCCGGAGTCCCCGGCGCCTGGTACTCCGGGGGCCATCTGCGATGCGAGCGGCGACGCCGACGCGAGTCGCAGCTCGGTGGGCGGCGGGGGCTCTCATCCCCCTCGCCCTCCTTCTGGCCTGGCACGCCGCCAGCACGAGCGGTGCGCTGAGCCCGGCCCTGCTCCCCTCCCCCGGCTCGGTCCTTGCAGCGGGGCAGGAGCTCATCCAGCGCGGTGAGCTCCTGCCGCATGTGGCGATCTCCGCCCAGCGTGTCGTTCTCGGGTTTGTCGTCGGCGGTGCCGCTGGGGTCGCGGTGGGCTGTCTGCTCGGGCTCTCACGGGCCGCCGAAGCTCTCCTCGCGCCGCTCGTGGGGGCGCTGCGCGCCGTGCCCTCTCTCGCGTGGGTCCCGCTCTTGATCCTGTGGATGCGGATCGGGGAGGACTCGAAGGTCACGCTCATCGCGATCGGCGCCTTCTTCCCCGCGATGACGACGGTCTTTGCGGCCCTGCGGCACGTGGACCCGAAGCTCGTGGAGATGGCACGCACCTTTGGAGTGCGCGGGCTCTCACTCCTGCGGACCGTTCAGCTGCCCTCGATCGTGCCCAGCGTCTTCGCCGGGCTCAGGCTTGCACTGGCCCAGGCCTGGCTGTTTCTCGTCGCCGCGGAGCTCATCGCCTCGTCGATGGGGCTGGGGTTCCTCTTGGTGGACTCCCAGAACAACGGCCGCACGGACCGGCTCATCCTCGCCATCCTCCTCCTCGCCCTCCTCGGCAAGGCATCGGACGCCCTGCTCGGGTGGGCCGAACGGCGAGCCCTGGCCCGATGGGGCACGCCGGGGTGA
- a CDS encoding aliphatic sulfonate ABC transporter substrate-binding protein, with the protein MTRTHSTTSRRAALSLAAASAAAVLASCAGEGRSGQAGGTAPSGTVTLDYATYNPLSLVLKSKGWLEATLKDRGIDVAWVKSTGSNKANEALRAHAIDVGSTAGSAALLARSNGSPIRTISVFSKPEWAALVAPKGSDITTVAGLKGATVAATKGTDPYFFLLQALEAEGLSPKDVTVQNLQHADGWAAAQNGSVAAWAGLDPIMAGAQEKGASLFFRRVDFNTYGLLNAHEDFLKNSPETAQAVVDAYEKARAWALAHLDETAAILAAEAGLSTTVAGTVVRERSNLGVSGVPGEHQRAVLARVGPLLVETGDVPGQSAVDSALGSLFEPRFASAADSSRVKDA; encoded by the coding sequence ATGACCCGCACACACTCCACGACCTCGCGCAGGGCCGCCCTGAGCCTCGCAGCCGCTTCCGCGGCGGCTGTCCTCGCCAGCTGCGCCGGCGAGGGGCGCAGCGGTCAGGCCGGCGGCACCGCTCCTTCCGGCACGGTGACCCTGGACTACGCCACGTACAACCCGCTCAGCCTCGTCCTCAAGTCCAAGGGCTGGCTGGAGGCCACGCTCAAGGACCGCGGCATCGACGTGGCCTGGGTGAAGTCCACCGGGTCCAACAAGGCGAACGAGGCTCTCCGAGCGCACGCCATCGACGTCGGCTCCACCGCAGGCTCCGCGGCTCTCCTCGCGAGGTCCAACGGATCCCCCATCCGCACGATCTCCGTGTTCTCCAAGCCGGAATGGGCCGCCCTCGTGGCGCCGAAGGGCTCGGACATCACCACCGTGGCGGGCCTCAAGGGCGCCACCGTGGCGGCGACGAAGGGCACCGACCCGTACTTCTTCCTCCTCCAGGCGCTCGAGGCCGAGGGGCTCAGCCCGAAGGACGTCACCGTGCAGAACCTCCAGCACGCCGACGGCTGGGCGGCCGCCCAGAACGGCTCTGTGGCCGCGTGGGCCGGCCTGGACCCCATCATGGCCGGGGCCCAGGAGAAGGGCGCCTCGCTCTTCTTCCGCAGGGTGGACTTCAACACCTATGGCCTGCTCAACGCGCACGAGGACTTCCTCAAGAACTCGCCTGAGACCGCGCAGGCCGTCGTCGACGCCTATGAGAAGGCGCGCGCCTGGGCCCTGGCGCACCTCGACGAGACGGCCGCGATCCTGGCCGCAGAGGCAGGCCTGAGCACAACGGTGGCAGGCACCGTGGTCCGGGAGCGATCCAACCTCGGCGTGTCCGGCGTGCCGGGTGAGCACCAGCGGGCGGTCCTGGCCAGGGTGGGCCCGCTGCTCGTTGAGACGGGGGACGTGCCGGGACAATCGGCCGTCGACTCGGCGCTTGGCTCGCTCTTCGAACCGCGCTTCGCATCGGCTGCCGACTCCTCTCGCGTTAAGGACGCCTAA
- a CDS encoding ABC transporter ATP-binding protein, giving the protein MSGGAALPLLVEGVGQRFGRGQASRAVLSGVSFGAEAGEILAVVGASGCGKSTLLRLIGGLDAPSSGRVLVGDSSASGRDARTAFAFQEPRLLPWRSLEENVRLGLPPGLDSEEAAERVRSLLAEVGLADRASQRPRQVSGGMAQRVSLARALARRPGVLLLDEPFGALDALTRLRMQGLLLELHSRHPATVILVTHDVDEALALADRVLVLGTNGADDGAGLVEDIPVAAPRPRDRGGAEHAELRSRLLRLLGVDSAHSTNPLRRISA; this is encoded by the coding sequence GTGAGCGGCGGCGCGGCCCTGCCCCTGCTGGTTGAGGGCGTGGGGCAGCGGTTCGGCCGCGGACAAGCCAGCCGGGCCGTCCTCAGCGGCGTCTCCTTCGGCGCCGAGGCGGGCGAGATTCTTGCCGTCGTCGGCGCCTCGGGCTGCGGCAAGTCCACCCTCCTGCGGCTCATCGGCGGGTTGGACGCGCCGAGCAGTGGGCGGGTGCTCGTCGGGGACAGCTCGGCGTCCGGACGCGATGCTCGCACGGCCTTCGCCTTTCAGGAGCCGCGCCTGCTGCCGTGGCGCTCCCTGGAGGAGAACGTCCGCCTCGGCCTTCCGCCCGGCCTCGATAGCGAGGAGGCGGCGGAGCGCGTCCGCTCCCTCCTCGCGGAGGTGGGCCTGGCTGACCGCGCCTCCCAGCGCCCGCGCCAGGTCTCCGGCGGGATGGCCCAGCGGGTCTCGCTGGCCCGCGCTCTCGCCCGCCGTCCCGGCGTCCTGCTCCTCGACGAGCCGTTCGGGGCCCTCGACGCGCTGACGCGCCTGCGCATGCAGGGCCTCCTCCTCGAGCTCCATTCCCGCCACCCGGCCACGGTCATTCTCGTGACCCATGACGTCGACGAGGCGCTCGCCCTCGCCGACCGCGTGCTGGTGCTCGGCACCAACGGGGCCGACGACGGGGCCGGTCTCGTCGAGGACATCCCCGTCGCGGCGCCGAGGCCCCGTGACCGGGGCGGGGCCGAGCACGCCGAGCTCCGCTCCCGGCTGCTCCGCCTGCTCGGCGTCGACTCTGCCCATTCCACCAACCCCCTCCGGAGGATCTCAGCATGA
- a CDS encoding CoA-binding protein yields the protein MTAQTTACTLAPEPAPGSPAPAERRWQGPGASERLRILRAAQSIALVGASANPARASYFVATYLLASANYRVYFVNPAATEILGQPVYPSLADLPEVPDIVDVFRKDSDLPGVLAEVSALGTTTRGGRPVLWLQLGSWNESVAEAAEAAGHPVVMDRCVKIEHARFHGGLRLAGFDTGVISSRRQVLA from the coding sequence ATGACTGCGCAGACGACGGCCTGCACCCTGGCGCCCGAGCCCGCCCCGGGCTCCCCGGCCCCCGCCGAGCGCCGCTGGCAGGGGCCCGGGGCCTCCGAGCGCCTGAGGATCCTCCGCGCCGCCCAGAGCATCGCCCTTGTGGGGGCGAGCGCGAACCCTGCCCGCGCCAGCTACTTCGTGGCCACGTACCTGCTGGCGTCTGCGAACTACCGCGTGTACTTCGTCAACCCCGCGGCCACGGAGATCCTCGGCCAGCCTGTCTACCCCTCGCTCGCGGACCTGCCCGAGGTCCCTGACATCGTGGACGTGTTCCGCAAGGACTCGGACCTCCCAGGGGTCCTCGCTGAGGTCTCCGCTTTGGGGACGACGACGAGGGGCGGCCGCCCGGTCCTGTGGCTCCAGCTCGGCTCGTGGAACGAGTCTGTGGCTGAGGCCGCCGAGGCCGCCGGGCATCCCGTGGTCATGGACCGCTGCGTGAAGATCGAGCACGCCCGGTTCCACGGCGGGCTGCGGCTCGCCGGGTTCGACACGGGGGTCATCTCGAGCCGGCGCCAGGTCCTCGCGTGA
- a CDS encoding O-acetylhomoserine aminocarboxypropyltransferase/cysteine synthase family protein: protein MSQDRTFGLRTRALHAGGTPDAEHGSRAVPIHQTTSYVFTSTEDAASLFALQKYGNIYSRIGNPTVAAFEERIASLEGGIGAVATASGMSAIFLVFAALAGSGDHILASSKLYGGTVTQLDVTLRRFGIETTFVDSNEAADFAEHLRPETKAIFTEVVANPSGEIADIEGLAALAREHGVPLIVDSTLTPPVLFRPLEHGADIVVHSATKFLGGHGTTLGGVVVESGRFDWGNGRFPGLTEPVPSYGGIRWWGNFGEYGFLTKLRCEQLRDVGPALAPQSAFQLLQGVETLPLRIEAHIANAQAVAEWLEADPRVTYVNHAGLPSHPQHERARQLLPRGVGSVFSFGVAGGREAGAAFINSLQLVSHLANVGDAKTLAIHPASTTHQQLSAEQLAAAGVPDDLVRLSVGLEDLDDILWDLDQALTTATGEQR, encoded by the coding sequence ATGAGCCAGGACCGCACCTTCGGGCTCCGCACGCGGGCCCTCCACGCCGGGGGGACCCCGGATGCCGAGCATGGCTCGCGGGCCGTCCCCATCCACCAGACCACGTCCTACGTCTTCACGAGCACGGAGGACGCGGCGAGCCTCTTCGCCCTCCAGAAGTACGGCAACATCTACTCGCGGATCGGCAACCCCACGGTGGCCGCGTTCGAGGAGCGCATCGCCTCCCTCGAGGGCGGGATCGGAGCCGTGGCCACCGCGTCGGGCATGTCGGCGATTTTCCTGGTCTTCGCAGCGCTGGCGGGCTCGGGGGACCACATCCTCGCCTCCTCGAAGCTCTATGGGGGGACCGTGACGCAGCTGGACGTGACACTGCGCCGGTTCGGGATCGAGACCACGTTCGTCGACAGCAACGAGGCGGCGGACTTCGCTGAGCACCTCCGCCCCGAGACGAAGGCGATCTTCACGGAGGTCGTCGCGAATCCCTCCGGCGAGATCGCGGACATCGAGGGGCTCGCCGCTCTCGCCCGCGAGCACGGCGTGCCGCTCATCGTCGACTCCACGCTGACGCCGCCGGTCCTCTTCCGCCCGCTGGAGCACGGCGCGGACATCGTGGTCCACTCGGCCACAAAGTTCCTCGGCGGGCACGGGACGACGCTCGGCGGGGTCGTCGTCGAGTCCGGGCGCTTCGACTGGGGCAACGGGCGCTTCCCCGGCCTGACCGAGCCGGTGCCGAGCTACGGCGGCATCCGCTGGTGGGGGAACTTCGGCGAGTACGGGTTCCTCACGAAGCTGCGCTGCGAGCAGCTGCGGGACGTGGGGCCTGCCCTCGCGCCGCAGTCCGCGTTCCAGCTGCTTCAGGGCGTGGAGACACTGCCGCTGCGGATCGAGGCGCACATCGCCAACGCCCAGGCCGTGGCGGAGTGGCTCGAGGCGGACCCGCGCGTCACCTACGTCAACCACGCCGGACTGCCGAGCCACCCGCAGCATGAGCGCGCGCGGCAGCTTCTGCCCCGGGGCGTGGGCTCCGTGTTCAGCTTCGGGGTGGCCGGCGGGCGGGAGGCGGGGGCCGCGTTCATCAACTCCCTTCAGCTGGTCAGCCACCTGGCCAACGTGGGGGACGCCAAGACCCTGGCGATCCACCCCGCCTCGACCACGCACCAGCAGCTCAGCGCCGAGCAGCTCGCAGCGGCGGGCGTCCCTGACGACCTGGTCCGCCTCTCGGTGGGCCTCGAGGACCTCGACGACATCCTGTGGGACCTGGACCAGGCGCTCACGACCGCGACAGGAGAGCAGCGATGA
- the sfnG gene encoding dimethylsulfone monooxygenase SfnG, translating to MSTLSSTLKTPVSALETPLKFAYWVPNVSGGLVVSTIEQRTDWQFPYNRELARIAERSGFEYALTQTRYAASYGADKQHEATSFSLALLGATERLNVISAIHPGLWHPGVLAKWLITADHLSGGRSAVNIVSGWLKNEFTGFGLEWLEHDERYVRTEEFITALRGLLTEDGYSQSGSYYDISDFTLSPKPLPQAARPHPEIFFGGNSTAAQAAAGRTADWYFSNGRSLEGYAENVDGVLAAAREAGRTPKFGINGFAIVRESEAEARETLREIIAKAHRPAVEGFQSAVKEAGQSTKDGKGMWADSSFEDLVQYNDGFKTQLIGTPEQVAERVIEYKKLGVNLLLTGYLHFQEEVAAFGRDVLPIVRELEADLARAHGTELDSSLVPDVPGVSAEEATASADATLSPERSAA from the coding sequence ATGAGCACACTCTCGTCCACCCTCAAGACCCCCGTTTCCGCCCTGGAGACGCCGCTGAAGTTCGCGTACTGGGTGCCGAACGTCTCGGGCGGGCTCGTCGTCTCGACGATCGAGCAGCGCACGGACTGGCAGTTCCCGTACAACCGCGAGCTGGCGCGGATCGCCGAGCGCTCCGGGTTCGAGTACGCGCTGACCCAGACCCGGTACGCGGCCAGCTACGGCGCGGACAAGCAGCACGAGGCGACCTCGTTCAGCCTCGCTCTCCTCGGGGCCACGGAGCGTCTCAACGTCATCTCCGCCATCCACCCTGGGCTGTGGCACCCCGGCGTGCTGGCGAAGTGGCTCATCACGGCGGACCACCTCTCGGGCGGCCGGTCTGCGGTGAACATCGTCTCCGGGTGGCTCAAGAACGAGTTCACCGGCTTCGGGCTGGAGTGGCTGGAGCACGACGAGCGCTACGTGCGCACGGAGGAGTTCATCACCGCGCTCCGGGGCCTGCTCACCGAGGACGGGTACTCGCAGAGCGGCTCGTACTACGACATCTCCGACTTCACCCTTAGCCCCAAGCCCCTGCCTCAGGCGGCTCGACCGCACCCGGAGATCTTCTTCGGCGGGAACTCGACGGCGGCGCAGGCCGCGGCAGGGCGGACGGCGGACTGGTACTTCTCCAATGGCCGCTCGCTTGAGGGGTATGCGGAGAACGTCGACGGCGTCCTCGCCGCCGCGCGGGAGGCCGGCCGCACGCCGAAGTTCGGGATCAACGGCTTCGCGATCGTGCGGGAGAGTGAGGCGGAGGCCCGCGAGACGCTCCGGGAGATCATCGCCAAGGCCCACCGGCCCGCCGTCGAGGGGTTCCAGAGCGCCGTCAAGGAGGCCGGGCAGTCCACGAAGGACGGCAAGGGCATGTGGGCAGACTCCTCGTTCGAGGACCTCGTCCAGTACAACGACGGGTTCAAGACGCAGCTCATCGGGACGCCGGAGCAGGTGGCGGAGCGGGTCATCGAGTACAAGAAGCTCGGCGTGAACCTTCTCCTCACCGGGTACCTGCACTTCCAGGAGGAGGTCGCCGCGTTCGGGCGCGACGTCCTGCCGATTGTCCGCGAGCTCGAGGCGGACCTCGCCCGCGCCCACGGCACGGAACTGGACTCGAGCCTCGTTCCGGACGTGCCGGGCGTCAGCGCCGAGGAGGCCACCGCCTCCGCCGACGCCACCCTGTCCCCCGAGAGGAGCGCGGCATGA
- a CDS encoding acetate--CoA ligase codes for MPDGPLTAPAAQHPTLDPQFLAHPTTEAERQRYWADAARRLHWDEPWHTVHAESVSPDGVPAFTWFEGGRLNVAVNCVDRHVAAGRGSEVALHLEGEPGDRQTVTYRRLQELVSQAAHALESLGVGPGDRVVIHLPVILETVVAALACARIGAVHALVFGGFSAEALKFRIEDTGAKVLITSDGQNRRGLPVPVKPLADEALSGDNRVEAVLVVRRTGLDVPLTPGRDRVWDTFVGGFPTVHEPASFDAEHPLFIMYTSGTTGRPKGLVHTSGGYLTQASLTFEQLFGVAGRRVHWCTADLAWVTAHTYALYGPLSNGAAQVLYEGTPDTPHPGRHLEIIERYGVTSYYTAPTLVRTLRSWFPDGLPTHYNLASLAILGTVGEPIDPDTHAWFARAFGPLPHVDTWWQSETGATVCSPLPWEMGEGDDAAAAPVPAGSVHAALPGSRALVVDDAGRPVSPGQSGHLVLGAVPPGIARTVWGNPGRYRDSYFGAFAERGWFSSGDGATLDRDGHLWVSGRADDVLNVSGHRLSSIEIESAVLTLPEATEAGVCAVPDARTGQAVAVFVVGPSTRTDDAAAVRERVRQAVAAAIGPVAKPAHVVAVEDVPKTRSGKIMRRLLGQIFTETPLGDTSSLANEPALAGVRERVTGLRSAGILPRL; via the coding sequence TTGCCAGACGGGCCCCTCACCGCCCCGGCCGCACAGCACCCCACCCTGGACCCGCAGTTCCTCGCGCACCCCACCACCGAGGCCGAGCGCCAGCGCTACTGGGCCGACGCCGCCCGCCGGCTTCACTGGGACGAGCCCTGGCACACCGTCCACGCCGAGTCCGTCAGCCCAGACGGCGTCCCCGCCTTCACGTGGTTCGAGGGCGGCCGCCTCAACGTCGCCGTCAACTGCGTGGACCGCCACGTGGCGGCGGGCCGCGGCTCCGAGGTCGCACTGCACCTTGAGGGAGAGCCCGGCGACCGGCAGACCGTGACGTACCGCCGCCTCCAGGAGCTCGTCTCCCAGGCGGCCCACGCCCTGGAGTCGCTGGGCGTCGGGCCGGGGGACCGTGTGGTCATCCACCTCCCGGTGATCCTGGAGACCGTCGTCGCCGCCTTGGCCTGCGCGCGCATCGGCGCGGTCCACGCCCTCGTCTTCGGGGGTTTCAGCGCGGAGGCGCTGAAGTTCCGCATTGAGGACACCGGCGCCAAGGTGCTCATCACAAGCGACGGCCAGAATCGCCGCGGCCTGCCGGTGCCGGTCAAGCCTCTCGCGGATGAGGCCCTGTCTGGGGACAACCGGGTCGAGGCCGTTCTCGTGGTCCGCCGCACGGGCCTGGACGTCCCGCTGACTCCCGGCCGAGACCGGGTGTGGGACACGTTCGTCGGCGGCTTTCCCACCGTGCACGAGCCAGCCTCCTTCGACGCAGAGCACCCCCTCTTCATCATGTACACCTCGGGCACGACCGGCCGCCCCAAGGGCCTCGTGCACACCTCGGGCGGGTATCTCACGCAAGCGAGCCTGACGTTCGAGCAGCTCTTCGGCGTCGCCGGCCGCCGCGTCCACTGGTGCACCGCGGACCTCGCCTGGGTCACGGCCCACACGTACGCGCTCTACGGCCCGCTCTCGAACGGCGCTGCGCAGGTCCTCTACGAGGGGACGCCTGACACGCCCCACCCCGGCCGGCACCTGGAGATCATCGAGCGCTACGGTGTGACGAGCTACTACACGGCGCCCACCCTCGTCCGCACCCTGCGCTCCTGGTTCCCGGACGGGCTGCCCACCCACTACAACCTCGCAAGCCTCGCCATCCTCGGCACGGTGGGCGAGCCCATCGACCCCGACACCCACGCCTGGTTTGCGCGCGCCTTCGGCCCCCTTCCCCACGTGGACACGTGGTGGCAGTCAGAGACCGGCGCCACCGTGTGCTCCCCCCTCCCCTGGGAGATGGGAGAGGGCGACGACGCTGCCGCCGCGCCCGTCCCCGCCGGCTCCGTCCACGCTGCCCTGCCGGGCTCGCGGGCGCTCGTCGTGGATGACGCGGGCCGCCCCGTGAGCCCGGGCCAGTCGGGGCACCTCGTCCTGGGCGCCGTCCCGCCGGGGATCGCCCGCACCGTGTGGGGGAACCCGGGCCGGTACCGGGACTCGTACTTCGGCGCGTTCGCGGAGCGGGGCTGGTTCTCTTCCGGGGACGGGGCGACGCTCGACCGCGACGGCCACCTCTGGGTCTCCGGCCGGGCGGACGATGTCCTCAACGTGTCCGGGCACCGCCTGTCCAGCATCGAGATCGAGTCCGCGGTCCTGACGCTGCCCGAGGCCACGGAGGCGGGCGTGTGCGCGGTGCCTGATGCGCGAACGGGGCAGGCTGTGGCGGTTTTCGTCGTCGGCCCCTCCACGCGCACGGATGACGCCGCAGCGGTCCGCGAACGCGTGAGGCAAGCGGTAGCCGCCGCGATTGGCCCGGTGGCCAAGCCCGCGCACGTCGTGGCCGTCGAGGACGTGCCGAAGACCCGCTCCGGCAAGATCATGCGCAGGCTGCTGGGCCAGATCTTCACGGAGACCCCACTCGGGGACACCTCGAGCCTCGCCAACGAGCCCGCCCTTGCCGGCGTTCGCGAGCGCGTGACCGGGCTCCGGTCCGCGGGGATTCTTCCCCGCCTCTGA
- a CDS encoding SRPBCC family protein translates to MQTTPTRQVTSRDRITYTVETARDPKELFETLANPHRHHELDGSGSVQAEVTGPERLTLGDEFVTHMELNHLRYKIRNRVTAFEDGRLIEWTHPGGHQWRWEIEPLAEGGARVTETWNTAGAKMPRLGYVIVGAFRRNDDGIRETLARLAS, encoded by the coding sequence ATGCAGACGACACCGACCCGACAGGTCACCTCACGAGACCGCATCACCTACACCGTGGAGACAGCTCGCGACCCGAAGGAGCTCTTCGAGACGCTGGCCAACCCGCACCGGCACCACGAACTCGACGGCAGCGGCAGCGTCCAGGCAGAAGTGACTGGACCGGAGCGCCTCACCCTGGGCGACGAGTTCGTCACCCACATGGAGCTCAACCACCTGCGCTACAAGATCCGTAACCGCGTCACGGCCTTCGAGGACGGCCGGCTCATCGAGTGGACCCACCCCGGCGGCCACCAGTGGCGCTGGGAGATCGAGCCCCTCGCCGAGGGCGGCGCCCGCGTGACAGAGACCTGGAACACGGCCGGGGCCAAGATGCCGCGGCTCGGGTACGTCATCGTGGGCGCCTTCCGCCGCAATGACGACGGCATCCGCGAGACTCTCGCCCGGCTCGCCTCCTAG
- a CDS encoding iron-siderophore ABC transporter substrate-binding protein, translated as MDFSRRTGLLAFGSLTAAALLSACSTGSSDKSASSPSGSAAADSGAFPVTIEHAFGSTEIKAEPKRVATISWVNADVVLALGVVPVAMAKDTFGQNEKGSLPWKDEALEKLGAPIGSDKAPVQYSDADGINFDALAKATPDLIVGVYSGMTKEDYEKLSKIAPTIAYPEVAWGTSWQDSLTIVGKALGRSGEAKRLLDEGNAKLEKVKKDHPDFADKTFIFANLTPGKTDGVAAYTSIDNRPRFMESLGFKPAQVVVDAEKKAGEKKFNVQFSAENSKDLASDILLTWVPDAKTAEAIKKDKLLSQIPAVKRNAAVFDSNNTTTIALSAISILSMQYAIDNYVPKIAEAVKNA; from the coding sequence GTGGACTTCTCTCGTCGCACGGGCCTCCTGGCCTTCGGCAGCCTCACCGCGGCCGCCCTCCTCTCCGCCTGCTCCACCGGCTCGTCCGACAAGAGCGCCTCTTCGCCCTCCGGGTCTGCCGCTGCGGACAGCGGCGCGTTCCCCGTCACCATTGAGCACGCGTTCGGCTCCACCGAGATCAAGGCGGAGCCCAAGCGCGTCGCCACGATCTCCTGGGTCAATGCCGACGTCGTGCTGGCGCTGGGCGTGGTCCCCGTGGCCATGGCCAAGGACACGTTCGGTCAGAACGAGAAGGGCTCCCTCCCCTGGAAGGACGAGGCGCTGGAGAAGCTCGGCGCCCCGATCGGCTCGGACAAGGCCCCGGTCCAGTACTCCGACGCGGACGGCATCAACTTCGACGCCCTGGCCAAGGCGACCCCGGACCTCATCGTGGGCGTGTACTCGGGCATGACCAAGGAGGACTACGAGAAGCTCTCCAAGATCGCCCCCACCATCGCGTACCCCGAGGTCGCGTGGGGCACGTCCTGGCAGGACTCCCTCACCATCGTCGGCAAGGCACTGGGCCGCTCCGGCGAGGCCAAGCGCCTCCTCGATGAGGGCAACGCCAAGCTCGAGAAGGTCAAGAAGGACCACCCGGACTTCGCGGACAAGACGTTCATCTTCGCGAACCTCACCCCCGGCAAGACGGACGGCGTCGCCGCCTACACGAGCATCGACAACCGGCCCCGTTTCATGGAGTCCCTCGGGTTCAAGCCCGCGCAGGTCGTCGTCGACGCGGAGAAGAAGGCGGGGGAGAAGAAGTTCAACGTCCAGTTCTCCGCAGAGAACTCGAAGGACCTCGCCTCGGACATCCTCCTGACCTGGGTCCCGGACGCCAAGACCGCCGAGGCGATCAAGAAGGACAAGCTCCTCAGTCAGATCCCCGCGGTCAAGCGGAACGCGGCCGTCTTCGATTCGAACAACACGACGACGATCGCCCTGTCCGCGATCTCGATCCTCAGCATGCAGTACGCGATCGACAACTACGTGCCGAAGATCGCCGAGGCCGTCAAGAACGCGTAA
- a CDS encoding FecCD family ABC transporter permease, which translates to MTAWGAGVILLALLAISILLSLAVGARSVPLGDVWRGLTADDGSFEAAVVSARVPRTVLAACAGAALGLAGTGMQGLTRNPLADPGILGVNSGAALAVVVGIFAFGVSGLVGTMAAALIGAAAASLLVFLIAEFGPSNGSAVNLAIAGAAVGAACSAVIGAILLNSQVTLDVFRRWQIGSVATNSFESFVPVLPLLLAGAALLLTNAGALNAIALGEDVARGLGVSLGRARWTVGGGFVLLAAGATAVAGPIGFVGLAVPHMLRLLLGGDHRRIMPLSLLGGAVLVLAADVLGRVVAPPSEVAAGVLTAVVGAPVLVWLAASKKGAMTQ; encoded by the coding sequence ATGACCGCGTGGGGGGCCGGCGTGATCCTGCTGGCCCTCCTCGCCATCAGCATCCTGCTGAGTCTTGCCGTCGGCGCGCGCAGCGTCCCTCTGGGGGACGTGTGGCGCGGGCTGACGGCGGATGACGGCTCCTTTGAGGCCGCCGTGGTCAGCGCCCGCGTCCCCCGCACGGTCCTCGCGGCCTGCGCGGGGGCGGCCCTCGGGCTCGCGGGCACAGGCATGCAGGGCCTGACCCGCAACCCGCTCGCGGACCCGGGCATCCTCGGGGTGAACTCGGGGGCGGCGCTCGCCGTCGTCGTCGGCATTTTCGCGTTCGGCGTGAGCGGGCTCGTGGGAACGATGGCGGCCGCCCTCATCGGGGCCGCCGCCGCGAGCCTGCTCGTGTTCCTCATCGCGGAGTTCGGCCCCTCGAACGGCTCGGCGGTCAATCTCGCCATCGCGGGCGCGGCCGTGGGCGCCGCGTGCAGCGCCGTCATCGGCGCCATCCTCCTCAACAGCCAGGTGACGCTGGACGTCTTCCGGCGGTGGCAGATCGGCTCGGTGGCGACGAACTCGTTCGAGTCCTTTGTGCCCGTGCTGCCGCTGCTCCTTGCGGGCGCGGCGCTCCTGCTCACCAACGCGGGCGCGCTCAACGCGATCGCGCTGGGCGAGGACGTCGCGCGCGGCCTGGGCGTGTCCCTGGGCCGGGCCCGCTGGACGGTGGGCGGCGGCTTCGTCCTCCTCGCGGCGGGAGCCACGGCGGTCGCGGGGCCCATCGGCTTCGTGGGGCTCGCCGTCCCGCACATGCTCCGGCTCTTGCTCGGCGGGGACCATCGGCGGATCATGCCCCTCAGCCTGCTGGGCGGGGCGGTGCTTGTGCTGGCGGCGGACGTGCTCGGCCGCGTGGTCGCGCCTCCGTCGGAGGTGGCGGCGGGCGTGCTGACGGCCGTCGTCGGCGCGCCGGTGCTCGTCTGGCTCGCGGCCTCGAAGAAGGGGGCGATGACCCAGTGA